In Galactobacillus timonensis, the genomic window AAATTTCTGCGTGCCCACAGTGGGTTCAAAAGAGATGATCTGAATGATTATCTGAACATATTTGCTTTCATTGTGAATCCACCGGAAGACCAACTGGAAAAGATCAAAAAGTTGCTGGAGCTCGAGATCAATACACGAGAAACTCTGAAATACAGAGATGTATTTGCGAAGAAATAGCCGTTATTCAAGTGTTAAGTGCAACACTGTGCAAAACCGGCTTTAAAAGAAAAAGACAAAGAAGAAGCTTCGGCCGCAGGCGCTGATTCTGCTGGTGCTGATCGCTGCGGTTGCGGTTCTGGCAGTTTTTGCCCAGATCAAGAATAAAAACGGGACGCAGGCAGCTGCTTCGTCTTCGGCTTCGACGACGACCATCTTTTCCGATACGCGTGAAGCATATGAGCTTTCGGATGATGAGATCGCCAAGATTCGTCAGGAGCTTTCGGATGATGAGAACATCAATGGGGATGTGCAGGCTGTTCTTGTGTTTCCGAGCGGTCTGATTCATCAGCCGGTTCTGCAGGGTACGGATAATGATCATTATCTGTATACGGACTGGCAGACGGGGGATTCTCTGGCATACGGCTCGATCATGATGGATTATCAGAACAACATTCATCAGGATGAAATGAATACGATCATCTACGGCCATTACTGCTATACGGGATATTACGAGGACCGTACGCTTGCGTTTACGCCGCTTTCGTAGCTTCTTGAGGAAGCGAACTATGAGGCGAACAAGTATGTGGTTCTGGTGACGGATGATAATATCCGCTACTATGAGATCGCTTCGGTTTATGGCTGCCCGATGGTTGATGTGGAGGGCGGTCAGGTTGCGGCAGATGATTATCAGTTCAATCTGGTCGACTACAGCGAGGATTATTTCAATACCTACGTCAATGCCATCAAGCAGCAGGAATACTACGATACGGGCGTGGAACTGACGTATGGCGACCGTCTTCTGTCGCTGCAGACATGCATCGAGAATCACAATGAGCTGCGTGAAATCGTTGTGTGCAAGGAGCTGAAGCGGGTTTCGTTCTGAAATTTGAATTTGTATTGATTGCGTGCTATATTCTCTCTGCGCTGAGAAGGCGCAGAGATCTTCATGGGGCTGTCATGGTTTCGACAGGTTTATGTTTGATTCAGGCTGCAGTGGAGCGGTGACCATATCACCAAATAAATTTAGACGCTAACAACAATAGCAATTTTGCTTTCGCTGCCTAAGGACGCTTGACGCGTTGCAGCGACCCGATCGCGGTAGATGCCTAACGGCCGCGGTTGTGTAACTAAAATCGGCTAGGGTGAGGCGGATGGCTGTACGCGGATCCCGAAAACCTACAGCCAGATTCAGCAGTGCGTTTCTGATCGCTGTACATACTGCTGTCTTATCAACAGCGACCTAAACTGTAGATGCCTGAATGTGGGACTACTCTTGGACACGGGTTCGACTCCCGTCAGCTCCACTATCGAAAAAGAGGCTTAGAATCGCCATTGTCTGAGCCTTTTTTGTTGGTTTTTGCTAAAGTAATGGAGTATTTAACGCTCAATATTTAACGCTCAACGATTACGCCAGGGGGTGACTGAATCGCATGTCGTTGCACTGTCGTTTGCAGGTTGTTAGGGCGGCAGCCCTGACCCCTCGGAGAGCCCGCATCAGTTTTTTGCAGAAAAAATGATATAGCGGGCTATACCAATTTCTTATTTTTTGACGTTATCTTGACGCCTAATTGACGCCAAGCCTTCTGGACCATATCTGCATGGGTATCATGCAGGATTCTATCAGGATGCCTGCATTCCGGATTAACGCTCAATATATAACGCTCAACGATCAACAATGGCTTGTTTATGCAGGAATCTAAACGTTTACGTAGCTTCCCGTCAGCTCTACCATTGTAAAAAAAGCCTTTTCAGGCTAGAATAAAAGTGTCAAAGGTGAGTGTATTCACCGGAAAGTGTCGGTTTCCGGCAGACGGATGCTGGATGTGCAGATTGATGCGGGCCCTCACTTTTTTTTACTCTTTCTATGAAGTATTTGTATATAGATGAATCTATTGGTGAACAATTGTTTGTGGTAGGCGGGATCCTTGCGGACAGTGAAGAGGATCTTCTTTTTGCATATCGGCAGCTAAAGAAACAGATTTCCAGAATTCCTATGACAAGAAAGCAGAAAGAGTCAGTCATGAATGAGTTCAAGTCGGTGATACTGGAAAGAACATATCCGCAGATCAAACGGAGATTACTTTACAAGATCAATTCTTTTCGATGCACGGTTGTATATGCATCAAGACACTATGAGGGAACACTATATCAGGAAGAAAAAGAAAAACTCTATATATCCATGCTTGCACAGATTGTCTCCTCAATCGAGGAACCGGTAATCATCGTGACTTTTGATTCATTTGGCAACGTGGGATTCGAAACCAGAATCGTTGATATAGTAGGAAGTCTTCCGAATGTACACTCGATCAAATCGGAATTCTCCTATAACAGCAAAGGGCTGCAGTTCGCTGATAACGTCTGCGGTGTTATCCGTAAGCATATTACCGGAAATGATAACGACGGTTTCTTTGAAATTATCAGAAAGAAAACATGGGAGATCAAATGAGAACAACGTCGATCATGGTACAGAATCTTTGTGTTCCGTGCAGCTGCAGGTGCAGATACTGTCTTTTATCATGGGATGGAAGACCGGTTGGCATCTCCTGGGACAAAGGTGCATCTTTTGCGCAAAGATTCATTAACGAAGTGAGACATTCACATCCTGAAATAAACATCTCGTTTACATTTGGCTATTCCATGGACCATCCTCGTCTTCGTGAAGCAATCACCTTCCTGAAAGAGATTGGCAGTCCTCAGGCACAGTTCCTGCAGTGTGACGGAATGCGGATGAGAAACGAAGCAGAATGTGATGGTCTAATGAGGGTGCTGAAGGAAGAGGGAGTGCAGGATCTGAATTTTACTTTCTATGGTCAGAAAGAATACCATGACCGTTTTGCTTCAAGAAAAGGAGACTATGATCTGCTGATGCGTATGATCCGGGCTGGGTTAAGTCATGGACTGCAGGTTTCAGCAGGAATTCCTCTTACTGCGGAGAATATATCTCAGGCTGATGTTCTAACAGAAGATCTGAAAAAGCGTGGTGTTGAGAAGATCACCATGTTTGTGCCGCATGAAGAGGGAAGAGGTATCACGCTTTCGGATATCCGGCTGGATGAAACAGACCTTGCAGGATTATCCGAAGAATCTTTAAAGCTGCTGAACCGCAGTGTGTACCGTAGTGAACGCGACTGGATCACCGGCATGGATATTCCGGAAGAAAAAGGGAGAATGCTGCTGATCTCGCTGAGACCGGACAATATTGAACGGTATGAACGGATGCATGCAGAGGAGATCATTCAGGAGATCGAGGAACTGGATGACTGGTACTATGACTCCTTTCCGGACTTTCTTGATCTTGCAAGGATGTACGGAGATCTCCAAAGCGGCAGAATGTATCGATTCCGTGATTTGTTTTACCACTATCGGAAGCTGTATGAGAAAGATCACGGTATACAGGCATACGATGTGACAGATGAACGTCAGTCCGGCAGCAGAAGGTATTAACCGTTTTTCAGGCAATACATCAGGACAAAATAATCTGCCGCCGCAAACAGGAGGTTCTGCTGAACTCCCGCCAGGCCCACTAACGAAAAATAGGCTTAGAATCGCCATTGTCTAAGCCTTTTTTGTTGGCTTCTGCAAAAAATACAGGGCGTTTCATGCTCAGAATTTGACGCTCAGAAGTGAGCTCTGCTTTATGAAAACGGGCACGAATGTATACCGTCCTATCAGGAGGTAAAATTCATGAACCTTTATTCAGTTTGCGATTTTTCGTGTTTTGATGCGATACAATGCGCATATTACAGAAAGGCGGAACTGTGATGGAAGCGAACCTGAAGGAAAGAGTGAATGAAGCGGTTGAGGCGGTGCAGCAGGCCGCAATCGATGCGACGCATGCGATTTACTTACATCCGGAGCCGGGTGATCATGAGACTTTTGCTGTTTCTTATTTGACGGATATTCTGCGTACGGCCGGCTTTACAATCAAGGAAAACCTTGCCGGGCTTCCAACGGCCTTTGAGGCAGATTATGGAAGCGGTCATCCGCGAATCGCATTGCTGGCTGAATATGATGCGCTGCCCGGATATGGGCCCAATAAGGATCAGTGGGGGCATGCCTGTGGGCATAACTGGATTGCGGGGAACTGCCTTGGAACGGCACTTGCGATGAAGAAACTGATCGATGAAAAGATGATCTCCGGAACGATCTGCTTTATGGGCTGTCCGGCGGAAGAGTCAACGGGCGGAAAGGTTACCATGACGGAACAGGGCTGCTTCGACGATATGGATCTTGCGATGCAGATACATATTACCAATGGCAATGAAGCCATGGTTGGCGGCGGGGCATTGGCGTTCAATGGGATTGAATTTACGTTCCATGGCGTTGCCAGTCATGCGGCAGCGGCACCGGAGAAGGGAATCAATGCGCTGGACGCATGTTATCTGATGTTTAATGGCGTCAATGCGCTTCGTCAGCATGTTCCTTCGGATGTGAAGCTTCATGGCATCATCGTCAACGGCGGAGCGGCGCCGAATATTGTTCCGGCAGAGGCCGCCAGCCGCTGGGAGATCCGGGCCGAAAAACGTTCGACGGTAGATGCACTGGAAAAGCGGTTCTTTGATATTGCCCAGGGCGCGTGCCTGATGACGGGTGCCACCTATTCCTGGCGCTATTTTGAAAATAAATTTGATAACTGCATTAACTTTGATTCTCTGGATCGTTTGATGGTGGACGCGATTCATACCTCAGGTTACACGAATGTGAAAGTATCAACAGATGCAGGGGCAGGCTCAACGGATGTCGGCAACGTGTCACAGGTATGTCCGACGGTGCATGTCAATATGGGTGTCGGAAATATGGATGGCTATACGTGTCATGAGGAGCCGTTTCTTCAGTATACTGACGGAAAAGGCGCATATGAAATCTTGAGAAATGCCATCTATGCACAGACGTATCTTTCGGTTGAGGCCTGTACGGATGCGGCCGTGAGGCAGATGCTCGCTGAGGCAAAGGGACAATTGAAACAGGATGCGTAAGTAATAGGAAGGGACGGGAAACCATCATGGAAACAGGCACCTATGCAATTAAGAATGCAAATGTGTTTCTGACATACCGGCAGAAATTTGAGCCGCGGACGATTGTTGTGCGGGACGGTCGGATTGCGGCAGTACTGGATCCGGATGCGGATGCAGCGATCAATAGCATCGATGCGCAGGGAATGTATGTGATTCCGGGCATGACGGATGTGCATATGCATATTGAATCGTCGATGACGCATCCTAAGGAGTTCAGCCGCTGGGCACTGCGATATGGGACCACAGGGATCGTTGCGGATGCGCATGAGATTGTGAACGTTTTTGGAATGGATGGCCAGTTTGCCTTCATGAATCAGGAGACGGATCTCGATATTTTCTGGGCAATCCCAAGTTCGGTCCCGGCGACGAATCCGTCCCTGGAAACATCCGGGGCAGAAATGACTGTCGAGGATGTGAAGCGGATGCTTGCGGATCCAAGGGTCGTATCCCTTGGCGAAGTCATGAATATGAAGGATCTGCTGTCAGAGGAGCCGACGAAGATTCAGGAATTCATTCGCGCATGCAAGGAGATCCGGGGCCGCGACATCCGGATTGAGGGACATTGTCCAAAGATTTCGGGAGAGGATCTGAATGCCTTTATTGCGGCAGGCGTGGATGCGGACCATACGCTGCAGACGCCGGCCTCGATTATGGAGAAGTGTGATCTTGGCATGTTCCTGGAGATTCAGTATAAGAGTGTGACGCCCGATACGGTTCGTACCATTGTGGAAAACAATCTGTATGAGAATGTGGCTCTGGTGACGGATGATGTGGTGCCGGACAAACTGGCGCAGGGACAGCTCAATACAGTGGTGCGCTATGCAGTGGAATGCGGCATGCCGCTGGAGAAGGCAATTTATTGTGCGACATTTACGGGCGCACGGCGTATGCACTTGGATGAGCGGGGCATGATCGCCCCGGGCAAGGTGGCGGACCTCGTGTTTTATCGCGATATCTCTACTCTGGTGCCGGATGTGGTGATCAAGTCGGGCAGGAAAGTGTTCGATGCGGCAGAAGGTATGATGCCGAAGGCAGAGAAGGTGGAGTTTCCGGAGCGTTTCTATCATTCGGTGAAGTGTCGAATGGCAAAGGATTCCGACTTCGTTCTGCATACAAAGGATCCGGCGGCGAAGAAAGTGATCGTTAACGTTATTTCCGTTAATGCGGATAATACGGCGACGCAGAAGGTTGAAAGGGAGCTGGCTGTTCAGGATGGTGTGATTCAGTGGGAGGATTCGGATCTTTCGCTGGTGACAATCTTTGAGCGGTATGGAAAAAACGGAAACGTTGCCTATGGCTTTTTGGAACATGCCTTTGCAAAGAAGGGGGCGGCAGCGACGACCTGGTCCCATGATTCGCACAATCTGATTGTTGTGGGACGCGATGGCCGTGACATGGCGGCGGCACAGAACCGGGTTGTTGAGGAGCAGGGTGCTTATGTGGTGGCGATCGATGGAAAGGTTGCGGCGGATGCGCCGCTGACGATTGCGGGTATTGTTTCTTCGGAACCGATGGAGGAGCTGGGAAAGCAGATTGGTGAAGTGAGGCAGGCAATGGAAGGTCTTGGGTGGCATAATTCCAACGTTCTCATGAGCATGTCAACGCTGGCTCTGCCAGTGTCTCCGGCACTCAAGATGACGGATTATGGGTATCTGGATACGCGTACTCAACAGTCTGTTCCTCTTATCGTACAAGAAATTGTGGAATGAAATGGCTTTAGCGGGAGGAACTCCCGCTTTTCTTTACTGGTAATGGAATGATCCATGTGCCGGATGCATAGGCAGATTGGAATGGAACAGAGTAAAAACAGGATATGATGGTAGCGGAAAAGGAAGGTAAAGATATGTCCTGTACAACAATTCTGGTTGGTAAAGGGGCCAGCTATGATGGCTCGACGATGATTGCGCGCAATGATGATGGTGCCTATACGCTGAAGCATTTGAAGGTGTTTGAACCGAAGGATCTTCCGAAGATGTATCGCTCCGTTGGATCGAAGGTTTCAATTCCTCTGCCGGAAGGGGCGATGCGGTTTACGGCGATGCCAAATGCGTCCAAAGAGGATTTGAAGAAGGAAGGACTCTGGGCTGCCAGCGGCGTCAATGCGGCCAATGTAGGCATCACGGCGACCGAGACGATTACGAGTAATCCGCGTGTGCTTGGGGCGGATCCTTATGTTGTCTATCAGCCGGCAAAAGGCAGTAAGAAGGAAGTCGCCGGCGGCATTGGTGAGGAAGATATTGTGATGCTGGTGCTGCCGTACATTCATTCGGCGCGGGAAGGCGTACTTCGCTTAGGTTCTTTACTGGAGCAGTATGGTACCTATGAGCCGAATGGCATCTGCTTCAACGATGTAAATGAGGCATGGTATATGGAGACGATCGGTGGTCATCACTGGATCGCTTCAAGGGTTCCGGATGATCGGGTCATTATTATGCCGAATCAGTTTGGAACCGATACATTTGATCTTGGGGATGCGTTAGGTGAGGGAAAGAATTATCTTTGTTCGCATGATCTGAAGGAGTTTATTGCGGATAATTTTCTGGATCTTTCGCAGGATGGTGTGTTGAATCCGCGGGATGCCTTTGGCAGCCATTCGGATGCGGATCATGTGTACAATACGCCGCGTGCCTGGTTTATGGGCAGATATCTGTGTCCGCATACGTATCGCTGGGATGGTGCGGATGCGCGCTTTACGCCGGAGTCGGATGATATTCCGTTTGCGCTGGTTCCGGAAAAGAAGGTGACGCCGGAAGATGTGAAGTATCTTCTTTCTTCGCACTACCAGGGTACGGCCTATGATCCGTATGGAAGCTATGGGGATCCTTCTCTGCGTGGGAAGTATCGTTCCATTGGTATTGCGCGGACCGACTTTATGTCGCTGATTCAGATCCGTCCTTATATGCCGGAAAGCTATCGGGCGCTGGAATGGGTGTGCTACGGGGCAAATGTGTTCAATGTGATGGCTCCGCTCTATGCCAATATTGATCATGTGCCGAACTACTTCGGGAAGGCGGATGACCGTGTTTCGACGGATAACTTTCATTGGACGAGCCGCCTGATTGCGGCGCTGGCGGATGCGTCTTATGACAAGTCGATCCAAGAGATTGAGCGTTATCAGGAAAAGGCAAATGCGAAGACACGGTCATTGATTCATAGCTATGATGCGTCATTTGCCAGGGAATCCACCATTCAGCAGCGGGAAGAGGCAAATGAGACAATTGCCAAAGCTGTTCAGAAGGAAGCCGATGATGCACTGGCAAAGATTCTGAAGATCCGTACAGCGGATATGAAGAATAACTACTCACGTGCAGATAACTAAAGAGAAATGATCCAATAAAAACTGTTGAAAGAAAGCGGACTGTGCATGCATGTGCAGCCCGCTTTCCGGTTGACAGGATATAACGATGAATGATAAAAGTATTAGGCAGATTCAAAACGAAGTACGGGGTTGTAGCTCACCTGGGAGAGCGCATCCATGGCATGGATGAGGTAGAGGGTTCGAGTCCCTTCAGCTCCACCATAGAATGACAAGGCTTGCCTTTGTAATATACGGCTTGCCTTTTTATTTTCGTCTCTTTATCGGCATCAGCAGTTTCCAGCCGATGCATGCGCCGAAATAATCACTTCATAGGGAAGGATATAGGGAGGGAATATTCACGATTTATTACGATAGTGTTAAGCCTTCGGATGGGCAGATTGATGATGGCCCTTACTTTTTCCTTGTGCTTTCAGCAGGTAAAGCCTGCTGTTATCATTGATAAAAAACTGATAATAATTAATCGACGGGAGGCAAAAATGATCATTAAAGGTTCATCTGCTTTAAGAAACAATTATCCTGAAATTTCAAGACTTGCTAAAGATAGTCAGGAACCGATATACATTACAAACAACGGTGAAGGGGAAGGAGTATATATGAGCCTGGACGCCTTTGAAAAACGTGAGGAAATGCTTAATATGAGAGCAAGAATACTTCAGGCAGAAGAAGAGAGACTTTCCGGTGCAGAAACAATTTCCGTATTTGAAGCAAGAGAAGCGTTGAGGAAGCGCCTGAATGGAGAATAAAGCAGTAATCAGGACTCTTCCCTCTGCAAAAAATGATGATCGAGACGAGTCGGTAAAGGTTTTCTTCTGCTCCATTATAAAAAACGGCCGAGAAAACCCATGTGCTTCAGCCATGGAATGAAAGGCCGCTGTTACCGTATAATTTAAGCGGAAAGGAGGTGAAGTCATGTATCTGACGCAGACAAACTACATTCGGCATCTGCCGAAGGACCAGTACGAAGCGATCCTTGAGATGTGCTCGTATGCCAACAATCTGTACAACGTTGGACTGTATCAAATCCGTCAGTATTTCTTTGCGACGAACAAGTATCTGCGGTATGAAAAGAACTACCATCTTTGCAAAGATAATGAAAATTACAAGCTGCTGCAGGCCGGCATTTCTCAGCAGATCCTGCGGACGTGCGACCATGCCTTCAGGTCGTTCTTTGCGCTGCTGAGCAAAAAGAAGTCCGGCAGCTACGACAAGAAAGTGCGCATTCCACACTACCGCACGAAAGGCGGAAAGTATCTGCTGGTGCTGTCAACGAACGCGATCAACATCAGAAACGACAATCTGATCGTTCCGATGAGTCGTACGTTTTCAAAGCAGCATCCGGATCTGGATTCCATACGTATTCCGGTACCTGAAAGAATTTCAGGCAGGCACATCGCTGAAGTACGCATCGTGCCCGTTCTGAACGGCAAGGCACTGAAGATTCAGTACTGCTACGAACAGGAAGAAGAGCCGCAGAATCTGAATGCGGACAATGTATTAGCCATTGATGTCGGTCTCGATAATCTTGCGTCGTGTGTAACAACCACGGGGACGTCCTTCATCGTTGACGGACGTAAGCTCAAATCAATCAACCAGTGGTACAACAGGCAGATTGCACACTACGCATCGATCAAAGACCATCAGAACATCAAAGGCTTTACAGCCCGTATGAGCCGCATCACAGACAAGCGTAACCGGCAGGTGACAGACTACATGCACAAGGCTGCACGCCATATCGTTGATTACTGCATTGCCAATGATATCGGCACGCTCATTGTCGGACACAGCGTTGACCAGAAACAGTCGGTCAACATGGGTAAAGCGAACAATCAGAAGTTTGTTCAGATCCCGTTTGACCAGCTTCGCACGTATCTGAAAACGCTGTGCGAACGATATGGCATTGCATACATCGAAACGGAAGAATCGTACACGTCAAAGGCATCGTTCTTAGACGGTGACGCGATTCCGGTGTACGACACAAAACATCCGTATGCCGGTACATTCTCAGGCAAACGCATCAAACGGGGATTGTACAGTACCAAAGAAAACACGCTCGTTAACGCAGACATCAACGGAGCGTGCAACATTGCAAAGAAAGGTAAACAGAACCTCAGCTTTGAGGGACTGTGTAGAGGGCTGTTGGCAAGCCCTTTGAGAATAAGGATTGCGTAAGCAATCAGACTTCTCAAGAATCCCACGTGCTTTAGCTGTGGGAGTGTCAATTTTAGAAGTTTTACAGAAGGCTTTGAAATCATTCACTGAATCAAAAATGCGGAGCCATGGCATTTCAGCTTCGCATTTTTCGATGGGTTAATGCAGCGTAAGGGCTACTCGAGTCCGCGGACACGGATGACGTCATCGAGATCAGAGATCTCCTGAAGGATGGTATCATCGATGGCGGAATTGATGTCGAAGACAGAGTAGGCAATGGCGCCGACAGATTTGTTCGACATGTTTTCGATGTTGATCCGGTCCTTGGCAAAGACGGGCATGATCCTGCTCAGCATGCCGGGGACGTTGCGGTGGATGACGCAGATCCGTGCTTTGCCAGAGCGTTCCAGATAGACATTGGGCATGTTCACGGAGTTGCGGATGTTGCCGTTGCGCAGATATTCGTCCATTTCCATGGCGGCCATGCGTGCGCAGTTGCTTTCGGCTTCGATGGTTGTGCCGCCAAGATGCGGTGTCAGAATGACGTTCTTTGTATGAATCAGACGCTCCGTCGGAAAGTCGGCGACGTAGCGTGCCACTTTACCGGTATTTAATGCATGGATGATGGCATCTTCATCGACCACGGGTCCGCGTGCGTAGTTAATGATGCGGACACCGTTCTTCATGACAGCGATCGTTTTGTCATTGATCATGCCGCGGGTTTCTTCATTCAGCGGAACGTGGAGCGTGAGATAGTCGCACTGCTTCAGAAGTTCATAGAGGCTTGCGACGCGCTGTACGTGGCGGCTGATTTTCCATGCCGCATCGACGGAGAGGTAGGGGTCATAGGCCAGTACCTCCATGTTGAGCTCGAGAGCGATGTTGGCAACCAGGGAACCGACGTTGCCCGTTCCGATGACGCCCAGTACCTTGCCTGCATATTCGGGTCCGGCGAACTGTTTTTTGATCTTTTCCATCCGCTCTTCGATGGGGCCGTCGCTGCCGTCATAGGAGTAGACCCACTTCATGCCGTCGAATATGTCGCGGCTCGCCATCCCCAGGGCAAAGACAAACAGTTCTTTAACGCCGTTGGCATTTCCGCCAGGCGTGTTGAAGACGACGATGCCCTTTTCGGTGCACTCGTCGAGAGGAATGGTGTTGACGCCGATGCCGGCGCGGCCGATGCACTTGAGCTCGGGATTGAACGCGTAGTCATGCAGGTCGCTGGCCCGCACGAAGAGGGCATCGGGGTTCGACTCGCTGTCACTGATTTCGTAGTACGGTTCCTTCAGGATTTCGCGGCACGATGGTGAAATGTTGTTGAGTGTTCGAATGCGATACATAGGTTTTCCTTTCCGGCAGAGATTCTATGATCCCACCTTCCTGTATGTATGCGGCCATGGATCCGGTGAATCCAGCCGCTCAGTGTTCTTTATCAAACTGCGTAATGAAGTCGGCGAGACGTTCCACACCTTCCAGCGGCATGGCGTTGTAGATGGATGCACGCATGCCCTTGACGAGGCGGTGGCCCTTGAGATTGACGAGGCCCTGCTGCGCTGCTTCTTCGACAAACTCTGCATCTAGATCTGCGTCGCCGGTACGGAATGTTACGTTCATGGCGGAACGGGATCCCGGCCTTGCGTGGCAATGGAACAGACGCGAATCATCCAGGACGCGGTAGAGAATTTCGGATTTCTCTTTCCTGCGCTGTTCCATCGTTTCAATTCCGCCCGCGTTTTCAATCCATTCGAGAACCAGACCGACCATGTAGATGCACCAGCAGGGCGGTGTATTGTACATGCTGTCCTTGTCGATGAGCGTCTGATAGTTGAGCATCAGCGGTGTTTTGGGAAGTTCAGTGCCGGCCAGATCTTTGCGGATGATGACGATCGTTACTCCGGCCGGTCCCAGATTCTTCTGGGCGCCGGCATAGATGATGCCGTACCTTGAAACATCGACGCGGCGGCTGGCAAAGTCCGATGACATGTCACAGACAACGGGTACGCTGCCCGTATCCGGTGTATAGGACCATTCGGTTCCGTAAATCGTATTGTTAGCACAGTAATGGAAATAGGAGGCTCCCTGATCGATGTTCAGCTCACTCTGCGAAGGAATATGGTCATGGTCACTGTCAGCAGTGGAGCAGGCAATGGAAACTTCGCCATACTTCTTCGCCTCCTTCGCCGCTACTTCTGAGAAGTGGCCGGTAATGGCATAATCGGCTTTCCCGGTGCGGGAAATGAGGTTGAGCGGAACCATCGAAAACTGTGTCGATCCGCCGCCCTGCAGAAAGAGTATTTCATAGTTGTCCGGCACCTGCATCAGGCTGCGCAGACGGTTCTTTGTATCAAGGAAAATCTGCTGGAACATTGTTGAGCGGTGACTCATTTCCATTACCGACATGCCGGTGCCGTG contains:
- the serC gene encoding 3-phosphoserine/phosphohydroxythreonine transaminase, with the protein product MGNRVFNFAAGPSQLPLEVLQKAGNEITDYHGTGMSVMEMSHRSTMFQQIFLDTKNRLRSLMQVPDNYEILFLQGGGSTQFSMVPLNLISRTGKADYAITGHFSEVAAKEAKKYGEVSIACSTADSDHDHIPSQSELNIDQGASYFHYCANNTIYGTEWSYTPDTGSVPVVCDMSSDFASRRVDVSRYGIIYAGAQKNLGPAGVTIVIIRKDLAGTELPKTPLMLNYQTLIDKDSMYNTPPCWCIYMVGLVLEWIENAGGIETMEQRRKEKSEILYRVLDDSRLFHCHARPGSRSAMNVTFRTGDADLDAEFVEEAAQQGLVNLKGHRLVKGMRASIYNAMPLEGVERLADFITQFDKEH